The following coding sequences lie in one Zingiber officinale cultivar Zhangliang chromosome 2B, Zo_v1.1, whole genome shotgun sequence genomic window:
- the LOC122045548 gene encoding protein CURVATURE THYLAKOID 1A, chloroplastic-like — translation MAATASAALCPAAVLTGARIPSPVVDTARATVRFFSPPRLYSSSKLLHLDSQSQDVCRFFSLRARASSDESSSSADDVLADLKAKWDSLENKSTVLLYGGGALVAVWLSSVVVGAINSVPLLPKVLELVGLGYTGWFVYRYLLFKESRKELASDIEDLKKKIAGSSE, via the exons ATGGCGGCGACGGCATCTGCAGCGTTGTGCCCCGCGGCGGTTCTCACCGGAGCTCGCATTCCCTCGCCTGTCGTTGACACTGCTCGAGCCACCGTCCGCTTCTTCTCTCCGCCTCGACTTTATTCTTCGTCCAAACTCCTCCATCTTGACTCCCAATCGCAAG ATGTTTGCAGATTCTTTTCACTCCGTGCAAGAGCTTCTTCAGATGAGTCATCTTCCTCTGCAGATGATGTTCTTGCAGATTTGAAGGCGAAA TGGGATTCACTGGAGAACAAATCCACTGTGCTCTTATATGGCGGCGGTGCACTTGTAGCGGTGTGGCTATCATCGGTTGTTGTCGGGGCAATCAATTCAGTTCCTCTG CTTCCAAAAGTCCTGGAGTTAGTAGGTCTTGGATATACTGGATGGTTTGTGTACCGGTACCTGCTTTTTAAG GAAAGCAGAAAAGAGCTTGCCAGTGACATTgaagatttgaagaaaaaaattgctGGCTCAAGTGAATGA